Proteins found in one Prochlorococcus marinus XMU1405 genomic segment:
- a CDS encoding DUP family protein, which translates to MINKNDSSDPIDNLEYEKVLEEEIINSYESKFQKDTEEDSKKIKFYRLKRTPLEILNRTFFFFFIGSFLFSLFLAYSESKLWFILYVASALSCVFYTPNRKALKELIAAWPNIEDLIKGRSLWRKGK; encoded by the coding sequence ATGATAAATAAAAATGATAGTAGTGATCCAATTGATAATTTAGAGTATGAAAAAGTTCTAGAAGAAGAAATAATAAATTCATACGAAAGTAAATTTCAGAAAGATACTGAAGAAGATAGTAAAAAGATTAAATTTTACAGACTTAAAAGAACTCCATTAGAAATACTAAATAGGACATTTTTCTTTTTCTTTATTGGAAGCTTTCTTTTCTCTTTGTTTTTAGCTTATTCAGAAAGTAAGTTGTGGTTCATACTTTATGTAGCAAGTGCATTGTCTTGTGTTTTTTATACTCCTAATAGAAAAGCACTTAAAGAATTAATAGCAGCTTGGCCAAATATAGAGGATCTCATTAAAGGAAGGAGTTTATGGAGAAAAGGCAAGTAA
- a CDS encoding DUF1499 domain-containing protein → MVSSIQGLAPITNPLNSVLIEKKLINVDQKFIQLVSLAEGLPRTEVIESGRNYWRGVCRSLIFRFPDDLEILKLDVRSYVDRSKGIIQIRSAARLGQSDLGVNLRRVEYLFDQLEKF, encoded by the coding sequence ATGGTTTCCTCCATTCAAGGTCTTGCTCCAATAACCAATCCATTAAATAGTGTCTTAATAGAAAAGAAATTAATAAATGTTGATCAGAAATTTATTCAACTTGTTTCTCTGGCAGAAGGGTTACCTCGGACAGAAGTCATCGAAAGTGGAAGGAATTATTGGAGAGGTGTTTGTAGAAGCTTGATTTTTAGATTTCCTGACGATCTTGAAATCTTAAAGCTTGATGTAAGAAGTTATGTAGATAGATCAAAAGGAATTATTCAGATAAGATCTGCAGCAAGATTAGGGCAATCAGATTTAGGCGTTAATTTAAGAAGAGTTGAATACTTGTTTGATCAATTAGAAAAATTTTAA
- a CDS encoding potassium channel family protein — translation MKLRLFEFYFIKDYLRPWFGLIYSLFFLFFLGAIGYRITEGWEWSDCLWMVLITITTIGFGEVQPLSPEGRIVTVLVIVGGLIFIQFTFQKAVRLFESGYFQRVNELRFKRLLRKMENHVILCGYGRVGQEISNQIKTQNIPIIVVESDEDRKKIAEENGLEVLCADATLDETLKLAGLEKCKSLVVTLPNDAANLYVVLSAKGIRSSIRVIARAGTEEAASKLRLAGASIVVSPYIAAGRAMASMALRPIAIDFLDLLAGSECEIEEFELSNDISLFETAEKRSLSELGIGKKSGAKILAIKENEKLFTNPGGNFILQPGQVLIAFGSKEQLNILNGLLGNLVVAVELLK, via the coding sequence ATGAAGCTTAGATTATTTGAATTCTATTTTATTAAAGACTATTTAAGGCCTTGGTTTGGTCTTATTTATTCTTTATTCTTTCTGTTTTTTTTAGGTGCAATTGGCTATCGAATAACAGAGGGATGGGAATGGAGTGATTGCTTATGGATGGTTTTGATCACAATAACCACTATTGGTTTTGGAGAAGTTCAACCTTTAAGTCCTGAAGGCAGGATCGTAACTGTTTTAGTAATCGTTGGCGGATTGATCTTTATTCAATTTACCTTTCAAAAAGCTGTTAGATTATTCGAATCCGGCTATTTTCAAAGAGTAAACGAATTACGTTTTAAAAGACTTCTTAGAAAAATGGAAAATCATGTAATTTTGTGCGGATATGGAAGGGTAGGACAGGAAATATCTAATCAAATAAAAACACAAAATATCCCAATTATTGTTGTTGAGAGTGATGAAGATAGAAAAAAGATTGCTGAAGAAAATGGTTTAGAAGTACTTTGTGCTGATGCAACTCTTGATGAGACGTTAAAACTTGCAGGATTAGAAAAATGTAAAAGTTTGGTTGTTACTTTGCCTAATGACGCTGCAAATTTATATGTAGTTTTAAGTGCTAAAGGGATAAGAAGTTCTATAAGAGTAATAGCAAGAGCTGGAACGGAAGAAGCCGCAAGTAAGTTGAGATTGGCTGGGGCAAGTATAGTTGTAAGTCCTTATATTGCAGCAGGAAGAGCGATGGCATCAATGGCTCTAAGACCAATTGCAATTGACTTTCTTGATCTGCTCGCCGGAAGTGAATGTGAAATTGAAGAATTTGAATTAAGTAATGATATTAGTCTTTTTGAAACTGCAGAGAAAAGATCACTTTCTGAACTAGGAATAGGTAAAAAAAGTGGTGCGAAAATATTAGCCATTAAGGAAAACGAAAAGTTGTTTACAAATCCTGGCGGTAATTTCATCCTTCAGCCAGGTCAGGTTTTAATAGCATTTGGTAGTAAAGAACAACTAAATATCTTGAACGGATTATTAGGAAATCTTGTTGTAGCAGTAGAGTTATTAAAATAG
- a CDS encoding c-type cytochrome: MKIFKFLFIIPVITLIIIFQTSVQNRYLMASDIRDGETVFRNVCAGCHVRGGSVVLKGSKSLKLSDLEKRGIADVNSITKIANDGIGFMKGYKNKLKDGEDKVLSQWIIQNAEKGWE; this comes from the coding sequence ATGAAAATATTTAAATTTCTATTCATAATTCCTGTAATAACTTTAATAATTATTTTTCAAACCTCTGTGCAAAATAGATATCTAATGGCTTCTGATATTAGAGATGGAGAAACAGTTTTTAGAAATGTTTGTGCAGGCTGCCATGTAAGAGGTGGATCAGTTGTTCTTAAAGGATCTAAATCATTAAAACTTTCCGACCTTGAAAAAAGAGGAATAGCAGATGTAAATTCAATAACAAAAATTGCTAATGATGGGATTGGGTTTATGAAGGGTTATAAAAATAAATTAAAGGATGGTGAGGATAAGGTTCTATCACAATGGATTATTCAAAATGCAGAAAAGGGTTGGGAGTAA
- the pstC gene encoding phosphate ABC transporter permease subunit PstC, protein MEEKLTLFKNRKRFGIEKNIDIIFKNTALVLSSFVAIILLGIILVVFFQSFESFSRYGLKFLITSEWNPVKDEYGAFTAIYGTLVTSFLSLLITIPLGVGTAIFITEDFVPKAFREIIGSFVELLAAIPSVVLGLWAIFVMEPFFRAFFVFLHNFFGWVPLFSTEPTGRNSLLAIFILVVMLLPIVTSIARDSLNQVPKKLRNAAYGIGASRWKTIFSVILPAALSGIMAGVLLALGRAMGETMAVTMIIGNSNAFSLSLLSPGYTISSMLANQFGEADGSQVSSLFYAAFVLMILSLVVNIFAQWLVKKFSLKY, encoded by the coding sequence ATGGAAGAGAAATTAACTCTTTTCAAGAATCGTAAAAGATTCGGTATCGAAAAAAATATAGATATTATCTTCAAGAATACTGCTCTAGTCTTGTCTAGTTTCGTAGCAATAATACTTTTAGGAATAATTTTAGTAGTCTTTTTTCAGTCATTCGAATCCTTTTCAAGGTATGGATTGAAGTTTCTCATAACCTCTGAATGGAATCCAGTAAAAGATGAATACGGAGCTTTTACTGCAATATATGGCACATTGGTAACTTCTTTTCTTTCGTTATTAATAACTATCCCTTTGGGTGTTGGAACTGCCATATTTATTACCGAGGACTTTGTGCCGAAAGCTTTTAGAGAAATAATAGGTTCTTTTGTTGAATTATTAGCCGCAATTCCATCAGTTGTATTGGGACTTTGGGCAATATTTGTAATGGAACCTTTTTTTAGAGCCTTTTTTGTCTTTTTACATAATTTCTTTGGTTGGGTACCTTTATTCAGTACAGAACCTACAGGTAGGAATTCATTGTTAGCAATATTTATTTTAGTAGTAATGCTTTTGCCCATAGTGACCTCCATTGCAAGGGATTCACTTAATCAGGTTCCTAAAAAGTTAAGAAACGCAGCTTATGGTATTGGAGCTAGTAGATGGAAAACAATATTTTCAGTAATTTTGCCAGCTGCATTATCAGGAATTATGGCAGGTGTTCTTCTTGCTTTAGGTAGGGCAATGGGTGAAACCATGGCTGTCACAATGATTATTGGTAATTCCAATGCATTTAGTTTGTCTCTTTTATCTCCTGGATATACCATTTCTTCAATGCTTGCAAACCAGTTTGGTGAGGCTGATGGAAGTCAGGTTTCATCACTGTTTTATGCGGCTTTTGTACTTATGATCCTCTCTTTGGTAGTGAATATCTTTGCGCAGTGGCTAGTTAAGAAATTTAGTCTCAAATATTAG
- the pstA gene encoding phosphate ABC transporter permease PstA, which produces MNSLYYQKRLSRNIGDKFFTSLSVICALIAILPLIFLVTYILIKGGSQITPELFTLEPNPPGDDLDAGGINPALIGTLIITTIASIIAIPVGVGGGIYLAEYSKGGSFSRFIRFGVNVLAGVPSIIAGVFIYALIVSTKILFGSMYSGLAGGMALSILMLPTVIKTTDEGLKLVPNELRYASLGVGASMYTTILKVTLPSAFRSIATGVVLGIARAAGETAPLIFTALFSYYYITGFGDLFYEMGSLAVLIYNFALEPYDAQNKLAWAASFILVLSILSVNIFSRILAAFTEKTKRV; this is translated from the coding sequence ATGAATTCACTGTATTACCAGAAAAGATTATCCAGAAATATAGGAGATAAATTCTTTACTTCTTTATCAGTAATTTGTGCATTGATTGCAATACTTCCATTGATTTTTCTGGTAACTTATATTCTTATCAAAGGTGGATCTCAAATCACACCAGAATTATTTACTTTAGAACCAAATCCTCCTGGAGATGATTTAGATGCAGGAGGTATTAATCCTGCATTGATCGGGACATTGATAATTACTACCATTGCTTCAATTATTGCAATACCAGTAGGTGTTGGCGGTGGCATATATCTAGCTGAATATTCTAAAGGTGGTTCTTTTTCAAGGTTTATTAGATTTGGAGTAAATGTTTTAGCGGGAGTCCCTTCAATTATTGCCGGTGTATTTATTTATGCCTTAATTGTTTCAACAAAGATCTTATTTGGAAGTATGTACAGTGGCTTAGCAGGAGGAATGGCACTTTCAATATTGATGTTGCCCACTGTGATTAAGACTACTGACGAAGGTTTAAAGCTGGTGCCTAATGAGTTGAGATATGCTTCTCTTGGAGTTGGAGCAAGTATGTATACAACTATATTGAAAGTTACTTTGCCTTCTGCCTTTAGGTCTATTGCTACTGGCGTTGTACTTGGAATCGCAAGAGCTGCAGGTGAAACAGCACCTTTGATATTTACGGCTTTATTCTCTTATTACTACATAACAGGCTTTGGAGACTTGTTTTATGAGATGGGTTCTTTGGCTGTATTGATATACAACTTTGCACTTGAACCTTATGATGCACAAAATAAATTAGCCTGGGCAGCTTCCTTTATTCTTGTTTTGTCGATACTATCAGTAAATATATTTTCAAGGATATTAGCTGCTTTTACTGAGAAAACTAAGAGAGTATAA
- the pstB gene encoding phosphate ABC transporter ATP-binding protein PstB — MIKTTKKIPKNIILSLENVSISYGTFEAVRNVFCNFKKGDITSLIGPSGCGKSTVLRSLNRMNDLIPNCSLKGTVLFDGTNIYDKRVDPVEVRRRIGMVFQQPNPFPKSIYENIAFGARINGFTGDMDELVESSLRKAALWDECKDKLNDSGYSLSGGQQQRLCIARTIAIEPEIILMDEPCSALDPISTLKIEETMHELKKNYTIIIVTHNMQQALRVSNMTAFFNAIEYEDGDGGKVGYLAEFNSTKKIFNSPKEKITQEYISGKFG; from the coding sequence ATGATTAAAACTACTAAAAAAATACCAAAGAATATCATTTTATCTCTTGAGAATGTATCTATTAGCTATGGAACTTTTGAAGCAGTAAGAAATGTTTTTTGTAATTTCAAAAAAGGAGATATAACCTCCCTTATTGGACCTTCAGGTTGCGGTAAATCAACTGTTCTTAGGTCATTAAATAGAATGAACGACTTGATTCCTAATTGTTCATTAAAAGGTACTGTCCTTTTTGATGGAACTAATATTTACGATAAAAGAGTAGATCCAGTTGAAGTGAGAAGAAGAATTGGGATGGTTTTTCAACAACCTAATCCTTTTCCTAAATCTATCTATGAAAATATTGCATTTGGGGCAAGAATTAATGGCTTTACTGGAGATATGGACGAATTAGTGGAAAGTTCACTAAGAAAAGCTGCTTTATGGGATGAATGTAAGGATAAATTAAATGATAGTGGTTACTCTTTATCTGGCGGACAACAACAAAGACTATGTATAGCAAGAACCATAGCAATTGAACCTGAAATAATTCTCATGGATGAACCATGTTCAGCATTAGATCCAATCTCGACTTTAAAAATTGAGGAGACGATGCACGAACTTAAGAAGAATTACACAATAATAATTGTTACCCATAATATGCAGCAGGCTTTAAGAGTTAGCAATATGACGGCATTTTTTAATGCAATTGAATATGAAGATGGTGATGGAGGAAAAGTTGGTTATCTTGCAGAATTTAATTCGACAAAGAAAATTTTTAATTCTCCCAAAGAAAAAATTACTCAGGAATACATATCTGGTAAATTTGGTTGA
- the pdeM gene encoding ligase-associated DNA damage response endonuclease PdeM, which yields MKKSSFKFCWEDTLLEMLPSRALFLPETKELLICDIHLGKAEYFQQNGIPLTNNSDKNNFARIKKIVKKYSPEKLIILGDLFHSKYSIDKTLQKTVEDLPELLKTNVELVLGNHDVGCDIKNIKIFNIRKTKNITFSHEPVNSENKKNLNICGHYHPKINIKNNGDQLSFRCFAMDKNKNTLFLPAFGDLTGGYPCKNSFKKWAIISEEEIVEIKS from the coding sequence ATGAAAAAAAGTTCTTTTAAATTTTGTTGGGAAGATACATTGTTAGAGATGCTTCCTTCAAGAGCGTTATTTCTACCGGAAACAAAAGAGTTATTAATATGCGATATTCATCTTGGGAAAGCTGAATATTTTCAGCAAAATGGTATACCTCTTACTAATAATTCAGATAAAAACAATTTTGCAAGAATAAAAAAAATAGTAAAAAAATATAGTCCTGAAAAGTTAATTATATTGGGAGATTTATTCCACAGCAAATATTCAATAGATAAAACTCTTCAAAAAACAGTTGAGGATCTTCCTGAACTACTAAAAACTAACGTTGAACTAGTCCTAGGAAATCACGATGTAGGTTGTGATATTAAAAATATAAAAATTTTTAATATTAGAAAAACTAAAAATATTACTTTTAGCCATGAGCCAGTTAATTCAGAAAACAAAAAAAACTTAAATATTTGTGGTCATTATCATCCAAAAATCAATATAAAAAATAATGGAGATCAATTATCATTTAGGTGCTTTGCAATGGATAAGAATAAAAATACTTTATTCTTGCCTGCATTTGGAGACTTAACAGGAGGCTATCCCTGCAAAAATTCATTTAAAAAATGGGCAATTATTTCTGAAGAAGAAATTGTGGAAATAAAATCCTAA
- a CDS encoding ligase-associated DNA damage response DEXH box helicase: protein MKNIAKNNKQNNLIFKIKQFFSTNGWEPLPYQIESWEAFLNGESGIIQVPTGCGKTYAALMGPLSKIEDPKNNKSVNILLITPLKALSRDLKKSIQLAALHFNKEITVEIRNGDTTPYEKKKQLAKPPNILITTPESLSLLLSNKESNNLFKELSSIIIDEWHELMGSKRGNQCELSLSWLRGNIKNLQIWAMSATIGNIEEAARAIVGMSAIKPKIVSTNIQKEIEIISVLPEEETTFPWSGHLGIRSHSSLLKILDKNKSTLLFTNTRNQSERWYQCLKFFLPEMEDKIALHHGSLDKEDRKRVEEGVKDGLIKWVVCTSSLDLGVDFQPVDQIVQIGSAKNLARLIQRAGRSAHRPGGKSKIIFMPTNSLELFEISAMRRIIKSGISEEIRLPELSYDVLLQHLISLACGNGFDPKIEKERIKSCWSYRNLKDQDWNWCLDFLEYGGKCLRAYPKYKKIIKEKSKNNNENFKYFVKDKSLIRIHKFNIGTITSDKFVNVKYMKGKSLGNLEENFASKLNPGDTFYFAGKMLQFIRIRDMILYVKKSTKKSSLIPAWVGGQMAISDLLCESLRKEIDICNESENYYYLNPELNSLRPILKKQQFLSNIPKKDEFLIEIYKTKDLSNLFVFTLDGKFVNEGIAFLWALRLAKLKQTTFSIAANDFGFSLTTSEDYDFSIIKKEADYFLDNKKLEKDLENAINFSELTKRRFKNIAQISGLVNQNNPTKTKTSSQLQISSSLFYDVFTKYEEGHLLIKQSHQEVKEYQLENKRISKSLERLKNLKMLLNEIRTPTPFAFPLLVERLKNTLSNEPIEKRVEKLIKKYSD, encoded by the coding sequence ATGAAAAATATTGCGAAAAATAATAAGCAAAATAATTTAATTTTTAAAATTAAACAGTTTTTCTCCACAAATGGATGGGAGCCACTACCCTATCAGATCGAATCTTGGGAAGCATTTTTAAATGGAGAGAGTGGAATAATACAAGTTCCTACTGGATGCGGCAAAACTTATGCTGCATTAATGGGACCTCTATCAAAGATAGAAGATCCCAAAAATAATAAAAGTGTGAATATATTATTAATAACTCCTTTAAAAGCACTAAGTAGAGATTTAAAAAAATCCATACAATTAGCAGCTTTGCATTTTAATAAAGAAATCACTGTTGAAATTAGGAACGGCGATACAACCCCATATGAAAAGAAAAAGCAACTAGCTAAACCACCTAATATTCTTATTACCACTCCAGAGTCTTTATCTCTTTTACTTTCTAATAAAGAATCTAATAATCTGTTCAAGGAGTTGTCATCAATAATTATTGATGAATGGCATGAATTGATGGGTAGTAAAAGAGGAAACCAGTGCGAGTTATCTTTAAGTTGGCTAAGAGGTAATATAAAAAATTTACAAATTTGGGCAATGTCTGCAACTATTGGAAATATTGAAGAAGCAGCAAGAGCAATAGTTGGAATGAGCGCTATTAAACCCAAAATTGTAAGTACAAATATCCAAAAAGAGATAGAAATTATAAGCGTTTTGCCAGAGGAGGAAACGACTTTTCCATGGAGTGGCCATCTAGGAATCAGAAGTCATTCTTCACTTTTAAAAATCCTAGATAAAAATAAAAGCACCTTATTATTCACCAATACAAGAAACCAATCTGAAAGATGGTATCAATGTCTTAAATTTTTTCTGCCAGAGATGGAAGACAAAATCGCACTTCATCACGGCTCCCTCGATAAAGAAGATAGAAAAAGAGTTGAAGAAGGAGTTAAAGACGGATTAATAAAATGGGTAGTCTGCACCAGCTCTTTAGATTTGGGAGTTGACTTCCAACCTGTAGATCAAATAGTTCAAATTGGTAGTGCAAAGAATTTAGCTAGACTTATCCAAAGAGCGGGAAGAAGTGCTCATAGACCAGGCGGGAAATCAAAAATAATTTTTATGCCTACTAATTCTTTGGAGTTATTTGAGATTAGTGCAATGAGAAGAATAATAAAAAGTGGTATATCTGAGGAAATTAGACTTCCTGAATTATCTTATGATGTACTTCTTCAACATCTAATAAGTTTGGCATGCGGAAATGGCTTTGATCCGAAAATTGAGAAAGAAAGAATTAAAAGTTGTTGGAGTTATAGAAACTTAAAAGATCAAGATTGGAATTGGTGTCTTGACTTTTTGGAATATGGAGGAAAATGTCTTAGAGCATACCCAAAATATAAAAAGATAATTAAAGAAAAATCAAAAAATAATAATGAAAACTTTAAATATTTTGTTAAAGACAAATCTTTAATAAGAATACATAAGTTCAATATTGGGACAATAACAAGCGATAAATTTGTGAATGTTAAATATATGAAAGGGAAATCCTTAGGAAATTTAGAAGAGAATTTTGCCTCAAAATTAAATCCTGGAGATACCTTTTACTTTGCTGGTAAAATGCTTCAATTTATAAGAATCAGAGATATGATTTTATACGTTAAAAAATCAACAAAAAAAAGCTCTCTCATTCCTGCATGGGTTGGAGGTCAAATGGCAATTTCTGATCTACTTTGTGAAAGTTTGAGAAAAGAAATAGATATATGCAATGAATCAGAAAATTATTATTACTTGAACCCAGAACTAAATTCATTACGCCCAATATTGAAGAAACAACAGTTTCTTTCAAATATTCCAAAGAAAGATGAATTTCTTATAGAAATATACAAAACCAAGGATTTATCAAATCTTTTTGTTTTTACACTTGACGGCAAATTTGTAAATGAAGGAATTGCATTTCTATGGGCTTTAAGATTAGCAAAATTAAAACAAACTACATTTAGTATTGCTGCTAATGATTTTGGATTCAGCTTAACTACCTCAGAAGATTATGATTTTTCCATAATTAAAAAAGAAGCTGATTATTTTTTGGATAACAAAAAATTAGAGAAAGATCTAGAAAATGCAATTAATTTTTCAGAATTAACAAAACGTAGATTTAAAAATATTGCCCAGATAAGTGGACTAGTAAATCAAAATAATCCAACCAAAACAAAAACTTCTTCTCAACTTCAAATAAGTTCAAGTCTTTTCTACGATGTCTTCACTAAATATGAAGAAGGCCATCTTTTGATAAAACAATCGCATCAAGAAGTTAAAGAATATCAATTAGAAAATAAAAGAATATCTAAATCATTAGAAAGATTAAAAAATTTAAAAATGCTATTAAACGAGATAAGAACTCCAACTCCTTTTGCTTTTCCTTTATTAGTTGAAAGACTTAAAAATACTTTAAGCAATGAACCAATAGAAAAAAGAGTAGAAAAACTTATAAAAAAATATAGTGATTAA